The Aureispira anguillae genome contains a region encoding:
- a CDS encoding ABC transporter ATP-binding protein codes for MKTNTLTDQQFSSKRALLPFLKRIGGYAWQYPKWVLGLLFWVMIVAVADALFPLLLKVMIDDAITPQLEALKLAQDQGTNYVLDFSLIYYYTGIFILIGLIQAIGVYLFIRYAGRIQEYVMHDLRKAMFERLQKLSFSFYDRSASGWLLTRLTSDTDRVAEVISWGLLEAFWGISMISFCLVVLFIYSWKLGLIVALSIPFMLVVSVKIRLLVLQYSRASRKINSELTATFSEHINGIVVNKSTAQEARVSQEFQALSGRMHHASYRASYYTAMYIPVVILTGSFAAAFVVYFGGKMTLAIPAIITVGTLIAAIDYATKIFIPIVDISMFYARAQGSLSAGERIFSLIDEPISIQDQAGATAFGAIKGAIRFEQVDFYYNPEHPVLENFNLQINAGQSIALVGATGEGKSTIANLVARFYEPQNGCIKIDGEDYQQKTIHSLRSQLGMVLQTPHLFIGSIRDNIRYAKKEATDTEIIAALELVGATQFINRLDEAVGEEGENLSMGEKQLLSFARAILPNPKIIIMDEATSSIDTITEAKIQQSIHKMLQNRTAIIIAHRLSTIKNCDRILVIQKGKIIEDGSHSDLMKQGGKYHSLYTKQLSAERILN; via the coding sequence ATGAAAACGAATACATTAACAGACCAACAATTTAGCAGCAAGCGCGCCCTATTGCCTTTTCTAAAAAGAATTGGAGGCTATGCTTGGCAATATCCTAAATGGGTACTTGGCTTGCTTTTTTGGGTAATGATAGTTGCCGTGGCAGATGCGCTTTTTCCTTTGTTGTTGAAAGTCATGATAGACGATGCCATTACGCCCCAATTGGAAGCACTAAAACTGGCACAAGACCAAGGAACTAATTATGTTCTAGATTTTAGTTTGATTTACTACTATACAGGTATTTTTATTCTAATAGGACTCATCCAAGCCATAGGCGTTTATCTATTTATCCGTTATGCTGGACGTATCCAAGAATATGTTATGCACGATTTGCGAAAAGCCATGTTTGAACGTTTACAAAAGTTGTCGTTCTCGTTTTATGATCGTTCTGCTTCAGGCTGGTTGCTTACTCGTTTGACCTCTGATACCGACCGTGTTGCTGAAGTTATTTCTTGGGGCTTACTAGAAGCATTTTGGGGAATTTCTATGATTTCATTTTGTCTAGTTGTTTTATTTATATACAGTTGGAAATTAGGATTGATCGTAGCACTTTCTATTCCTTTTATGCTAGTGGTTTCTGTCAAAATCAGACTATTGGTATTACAATATTCTAGAGCCTCTCGAAAAATAAATAGTGAATTGACGGCTACTTTTTCAGAACATATCAATGGGATTGTTGTCAATAAAAGTACGGCTCAAGAAGCCCGTGTTAGTCAAGAATTTCAAGCCTTAAGTGGTCGTATGCATCATGCTTCTTATCGAGCCTCTTATTACACTGCTATGTATATACCTGTTGTCATTTTAACAGGTTCTTTTGCTGCTGCTTTTGTTGTATATTTTGGTGGTAAAATGACCCTTGCTATTCCTGCTATTATTACGGTGGGGACTTTAATTGCAGCAATTGATTATGCTACCAAAATCTTTATTCCCATTGTTGACATTTCTATGTTTTATGCACGTGCACAAGGGTCTTTGTCCGCAGGAGAGCGAATTTTTTCATTAATTGATGAACCAATAAGCATTCAAGATCAAGCGGGAGCCACAGCCTTTGGTGCTATAAAAGGAGCAATTCGTTTTGAGCAAGTTGACTTTTATTACAATCCCGAACACCCTGTTCTTGAAAACTTCAACTTACAGATTAACGCAGGACAATCGATTGCCTTGGTGGGAGCAACGGGAGAAGGAAAGTCTACCATTGCCAATTTAGTAGCTCGTTTTTATGAACCTCAAAATGGATGCATCAAAATTGATGGTGAAGATTATCAACAAAAGACCATTCATAGTTTGCGCAGCCAATTGGGTATGGTTTTACAAACGCCTCACCTCTTTATTGGTTCTATTCGAGACAATATTCGCTATGCCAAAAAAGAAGCAACAGACACAGAGATTATTGCAGCATTAGAATTGGTTGGTGCCACACAATTTATTAATCGATTGGATGAAGCTGTTGGGGAAGAAGGCGAAAATTTATCCATGGGTGAAAAGCAATTGCTTTCTTTTGCTAGAGCAATTTTACCCAATCCTAAAATTATCATTATGGATGAGGCTACCTCATCTATTGATACCATTACGGAGGCAAAAATTCAACAAAGCATTCATAAAATGCTTCAAAACCGTACCGCTATTATTATTGCTCATCGTTTGTCTACCATCAAAAATTGCGATCGAATTTTGGTGATTCAAAAGGGAAAAATCATAGAAGATGGTAGTCATAGTGACTTGATGAAGCAAGGAGGAAAATATCACAGTTTGTATACCAAACAATTAAGTGCTGAACGCATTCTGAACTAA
- a CDS encoding ABC transporter ATP-binding protein: MQKFYQLWGVLGQWKNRYLIAGLLLTFSSLVRMLEPKVIQIAIDGVVEHFATTATHQEPDFLVYLFYAVLPTNNSDNLHWFLFCLGVLLVSIVAIKALSWFTANIIVADSTEKAIKAFRDRLFAHIQSLSLSQMSKIPTGELIQRCTGDIGTIQKFIGTQISELIRLAAIATGAFAMMWMVHPSYALISIALFVPIILTSYFFFKKEQTVWEEHENEQDKLTAIIQENLAGIRVVQAFAEEENETHRFAAQNKAKRTIGVRHIDLHMLFWPFSDWLVNVQIALSLFAGGYYALLGEITVGEYTSFFAYAVMVTWPMRNLGRIVSQLGMAGVAMERITQILEAETEDYNLQPAANSEEQLGEIEFRNVWFAYPNANKTTTGKWALQDVSFNVNLGEKLAIMGSTGAGKSTIIALLLRFYEPDDGLILLNGKPLTSYDKVFLRQQFGVVLQKPFLFSTSIRENIAYARKNIHGQTQLSQQTDVSEEDLESVADDACVTDFIHKMSAGYETLVGEKGVTLSGGQKQRVALARTLLSDPAILVLDDATSAVDTETEFKMQQALNKRMKGKTTFIIAHRLTSIQDADKILVLTDGKVLELGTHKELLKNKSFYREVYDIQSSIEDSIQ; this comes from the coding sequence ATGCAAAAATTTTACCAACTTTGGGGAGTATTGGGGCAATGGAAAAACCGATATTTAATAGCAGGGCTTCTATTAACATTTTCTTCTTTAGTAAGAATGTTAGAGCCCAAGGTCATACAAATCGCTATTGATGGAGTGGTAGAACATTTTGCAACAACAGCTACTCACCAAGAACCTGATTTTTTAGTTTACCTTTTTTATGCTGTATTGCCAACCAACAACTCCGATAACCTTCACTGGTTTTTATTTTGTTTGGGAGTTTTGTTGGTTTCCATTGTAGCCATAAAAGCGCTAAGCTGGTTTACGGCCAATATAATTGTAGCAGATAGTACCGAAAAAGCCATTAAGGCTTTTAGAGATCGTTTATTTGCACATATACAGAGTTTGTCTTTATCTCAAATGAGTAAAATTCCTACTGGCGAATTGATTCAACGCTGCACAGGAGATATAGGAACGATTCAAAAATTTATTGGCACACAAATTTCTGAACTGATTCGGCTAGCAGCCATTGCCACTGGTGCATTTGCAATGATGTGGATGGTACACCCTAGTTATGCACTTATCTCTATTGCTTTATTTGTTCCCATTATATTAACTTCTTATTTTTTCTTTAAAAAGGAGCAAACAGTATGGGAAGAACATGAAAATGAACAAGATAAATTAACTGCTATTATTCAGGAGAACCTAGCTGGAATTCGGGTGGTTCAAGCATTTGCAGAAGAAGAAAATGAGACGCATCGTTTTGCAGCACAAAATAAAGCAAAGCGAACAATAGGCGTCAGACATATTGATTTGCACATGTTATTCTGGCCCTTTTCTGATTGGTTGGTCAATGTTCAAATCGCCCTATCTTTATTTGCAGGAGGATATTATGCCTTATTAGGGGAGATTACAGTAGGAGAATACACTAGTTTCTTTGCCTATGCTGTCATGGTTACTTGGCCCATGCGAAATTTAGGGCGTATTGTTTCTCAATTGGGAATGGCTGGCGTTGCCATGGAGCGAATTACCCAAATTCTAGAGGCAGAAACAGAAGATTACAACCTGCAACCTGCTGCTAATTCAGAAGAACAACTGGGAGAAATTGAATTCAGAAACGTCTGGTTTGCCTATCCCAATGCCAATAAAACCACAACAGGGAAATGGGCTTTGCAAGATGTTAGTTTTAACGTAAATCTAGGCGAAAAGCTAGCTATAATGGGCAGTACTGGTGCAGGAAAATCGACGATTATTGCGCTTTTATTACGTTTTTACGAACCTGACGATGGTTTGATTTTATTAAATGGTAAGCCATTAACCTCCTACGATAAAGTATTTTTGCGGCAACAATTTGGAGTCGTACTCCAAAAACCCTTTTTATTTTCTACTTCTATTCGAGAGAATATTGCTTATGCTCGAAAAAATATTCATGGACAAACGCAATTGTCTCAACAGACTGATGTTTCGGAAGAAGATTTAGAAAGCGTAGCAGATGACGCCTGTGTAACAGACTTTATCCATAAAATGAGCGCAGGTTATGAAACCCTAGTCGGCGAAAAGGGAGTAACACTCTCAGGAGGTCAAAAACAGCGAGTTGCCTTAGCTAGAACCTTACTAAGTGATCCAGCTATCTTAGTATTAGATGATGCGACTTCTGCTGTTGATACCGAAACGGAATTCAAAATGCAACAGGCTCTAAATAAACGGATGAAGGGCAAAACTACCTTTATTATTGCTCATCGATTAACTTCTATACAGGATGCAGATAAAATTCTAGTGCTAACAGATGGTAAGGTTTTAGAATTAGGGACGCACAAGGAGTTATTAAAAAACAAAAGTTTTTACCGAGAAGTATATGATATACAATCTAGTATTGAAGATTCTATCCAGTAA
- a CDS encoding contractile injection system tape measure protein, which translates to MTKKENKHTIEHQIINLDIEGIDDDNEINQVQQNFIYFYKEHIGKELDRVFDKIAPQDVDIQIDELTLDLGSFDFEEPADLEKAIIKKIKQIVERELKAKIGRMEKKAASKSGKRQRFSKMGVLEFFLINGYYPTWASTDNGTISDIFDDLTSRNAKHLVQRIFLLRKDKKVRERLYQQFSAAQLNVFFELLYGQKIHQAKKQIILLKKKLGQKSEKAILSAAINYVFDGSSALGTISYKERTFARHIIAEVQQRKVPSSAVKTKVRAGFEGRYQDIQILEYFLEYGAIPSWAAVESKQSLQELFHQLLERQLIDIQRMLERHADNSNFIQRLIFQFSTDKILQLLEPTPNENIKFIQASLKDLEFLTSNRQNIGQSISSSKLRTIVLTEVIDYFFLQKKNKFVKKTFVKLVLEELAIATQTPYEILVKESYKSVRRKKSDTAIRSTLDQLDEHLQQKLDVERKELRKAKKDYKVVEKELEKLLQKQAKGTISAIELGQLRAFSKKIRQLEQTMEELEDMDMPLDIEVLIQQRQALKNQLQFAQTQEQKILEKRLSTTEKEFKKLQDTLNKEVEKLLKDKNKLNSKVGSIAQQRIKRVNNRIGKYHRAIQNVVHQLKLDQKDIELFLVDINKALRGNITAEEKQHLRQERSRLQKELIKLNEYIEQLIAHEKELQEALKTTLTVVDNKGLDVVEPTGTSKLDALIFMLQYGASPWWAEDLPKQSIEELFLEFASKSPEKLRRALQQIGKYPVVWERTINQLSEQAIQTVLRQLYPNDIKTIFVQAELLYTIHFAQGFEALTDTERKKFQWGIIVEQLLSNRQAFNPQTFTKEVTLQIARAYNISPTKLIEYTNNIIKNKGGDFIPFLEWNEQLAKDKKVNALERELVLYAQEVQQKEEGTYLNNQQKLELLATFMSTGQLTTKAKELGYDSKEKFEHLLLEQIQINKAEATQVIFNSLRLSNVRNLIITEFSDDTFWEIVHLVRPKALLPVQRHFEDFKKIAGTTKLDLEKDVLFNLFLSQQQERFDPINYIKAIFLAKQQKTGRKILALLTETKRRIKSVLGTSSKSSWLISILMLEVEALKMEEKHAKDAELRANLNEQINFIAKEYTETSTVMVDILSEESAEYQGIPEQSYKLVELEAAIEKYSLELEALIKSAAEEQEKKETEKTGEEEKVDTTIEEGEKKRADALKRLENKRKIALYQAQLKLLKFRRPPLLRKVERQIRQLTASLADLALQLEAETAKNIQVEALMEEKAFELSLLERQIELQADLSKAMPSALQKLPTLLKDLEDEDHSHALFIQDLLALAPSIADVAYRQSLLEIIHQSAPKIVRLEDLKRSQQLDKQQQQLLQKINRVAPIQLWKEWEALEQYYAQNPSEHSPERAEIQQQIVKIIKRQDQKNLLAHGQMLSTAQKRLEKELNQATSLEALKKVQEQITLLWQQQQVQVDEMIEVVKDDKTKKDFIRLRANIDAIFTRFQNRRIKQSNAILTEEQDRLQQEKVKQTLKVKDLEQQKDFIVEEINKTETPPVVEPEVPKKKRKPKTPILAPIDEPLQVYNAGMVLLWPYIGRLFSMLGYVKKKEFVDIDAQYKAIHLLQYLVTGKTEAPENELLLNKIFCNFPITEPVPFGIEFTPDELKTAESLLGGVIHNWPKMKSMTPNSLRGSFLIREGTVKEEEGKWLLQVQKQTFDILLKTLPWSFTFIKFPWAEKFISVEWKLM; encoded by the coding sequence TTGACAAAAAAAGAAAATAAACATACCATTGAGCATCAAATCATCAATTTAGACATTGAAGGGATTGATGACGATAATGAAATCAATCAAGTACAACAAAACTTTATCTACTTCTACAAAGAACATATTGGTAAAGAACTGGATAGGGTATTTGATAAAATTGCCCCCCAAGATGTCGATATTCAAATCGATGAGCTTACCTTAGATTTGGGCAGCTTTGATTTTGAAGAACCTGCTGATTTAGAAAAAGCAATTATAAAGAAAATCAAACAAATAGTAGAACGAGAGCTCAAAGCGAAGATTGGTCGTATGGAAAAAAAAGCGGCTAGCAAAAGTGGAAAAAGACAGCGGTTTTCAAAAATGGGCGTTCTTGAATTTTTTCTTATTAATGGCTATTATCCAACTTGGGCGAGTACTGACAATGGTACGATTAGTGACATTTTTGATGATTTAACCAGTAGGAATGCTAAACACTTAGTTCAGCGTATCTTTCTATTGCGTAAAGATAAAAAAGTCCGAGAACGTCTATACCAACAGTTTTCTGCTGCTCAATTAAATGTATTTTTTGAACTGCTTTATGGTCAAAAAATACATCAGGCAAAAAAGCAAATTATACTACTCAAAAAAAAGCTGGGTCAAAAATCAGAGAAAGCCATTTTAAGTGCCGCTATCAACTATGTATTTGATGGAAGCTCTGCTTTGGGTACCATAAGCTATAAAGAACGAACATTTGCTCGACATATCATTGCTGAAGTACAACAACGAAAAGTACCTTCTAGTGCCGTAAAAACAAAAGTTCGTGCTGGTTTTGAGGGAAGATATCAAGATATTCAGATTTTAGAATATTTCTTAGAGTATGGTGCTATTCCCAGTTGGGCAGCCGTAGAGTCCAAACAGTCCCTTCAGGAGCTTTTCCATCAGTTATTAGAACGTCAGTTAATTGACATTCAGCGCATGCTTGAGCGACATGCCGATAACTCCAATTTTATACAACGTTTAATTTTTCAATTTTCTACGGATAAAATTTTACAATTATTAGAGCCTACTCCTAATGAAAACATCAAATTCATTCAAGCTAGTTTAAAGGATTTAGAGTTCTTAACTTCTAATCGGCAAAATATTGGTCAATCGATTAGTAGTTCAAAATTAAGAACCATTGTTTTAACAGAGGTAATTGATTATTTCTTCCTTCAAAAGAAAAATAAGTTTGTAAAAAAGACTTTTGTTAAATTAGTATTAGAAGAGCTTGCTATTGCTACACAAACGCCTTATGAAATCTTAGTAAAAGAAAGTTACAAGAGTGTTCGACGTAAAAAAAGCGATACTGCAATTCGATCTACTTTAGATCAGTTGGATGAGCACTTACAACAAAAACTAGATGTTGAACGAAAAGAGCTTCGTAAAGCCAAAAAGGATTATAAGGTTGTAGAAAAAGAATTGGAAAAATTGCTCCAAAAACAGGCAAAAGGGACTATTTCTGCTATTGAATTGGGGCAACTGAGGGCATTTTCTAAAAAAATCCGCCAACTAGAACAAACAATGGAAGAGTTGGAGGATATGGACATGCCTCTTGATATCGAAGTATTAATACAACAACGACAGGCGCTCAAAAATCAATTACAATTTGCCCAAACACAAGAACAAAAAATACTCGAAAAACGCTTGTCTACGACCGAAAAGGAATTTAAAAAGCTACAAGACACCTTAAATAAAGAAGTTGAGAAGCTGCTAAAAGACAAAAATAAGCTAAACTCAAAGGTTGGCAGTATTGCCCAACAGCGCATCAAACGGGTTAATAATCGCATTGGTAAATATCATCGTGCGATTCAAAATGTCGTTCATCAATTAAAACTAGATCAAAAGGATATTGAGTTATTTTTAGTTGACATCAACAAGGCCTTGCGAGGCAATATTACTGCAGAAGAAAAACAGCATTTGCGTCAAGAACGAAGTCGATTGCAGAAAGAATTGATCAAGCTAAATGAGTATATTGAGCAATTAATTGCCCATGAAAAAGAATTGCAAGAAGCCTTAAAAACCACCTTAACCGTAGTTGATAATAAGGGGCTAGATGTAGTAGAACCAACTGGCACTTCCAAATTAGATGCTTTAATTTTTATGCTACAATATGGGGCAAGCCCTTGGTGGGCAGAAGATTTACCTAAGCAGTCCATAGAAGAGTTGTTTTTAGAATTTGCCTCCAAAAGCCCTGAAAAATTGCGCCGTGCCTTGCAACAAATTGGTAAATATCCTGTTGTTTGGGAACGTACCATTAACCAGTTGTCAGAGCAAGCTATACAAACCGTATTGCGTCAATTATACCCCAATGATATAAAAACCATCTTTGTGCAGGCAGAATTGTTATATACCATTCATTTTGCACAAGGTTTTGAAGCGCTCACAGATACAGAACGCAAAAAATTCCAATGGGGAATCATAGTAGAACAGTTGTTAAGTAATCGTCAGGCTTTTAATCCTCAAACCTTTACGAAAGAAGTCACCTTACAAATAGCGAGAGCCTACAACATTTCTCCTACCAAGCTAATAGAATACACCAATAATATCATTAAAAACAAAGGGGGTGATTTTATACCCTTTTTGGAGTGGAACGAACAATTAGCCAAAGATAAAAAAGTAAATGCCTTAGAGCGGGAGTTGGTGCTTTATGCACAAGAGGTACAACAAAAAGAGGAAGGAACTTATCTTAATAATCAACAAAAATTAGAGTTGTTAGCGACCTTTATGTCTACGGGACAGCTCACCACAAAAGCGAAAGAGTTGGGCTATGATTCTAAAGAAAAATTTGAACATTTACTCTTAGAACAAATTCAAATCAATAAAGCAGAAGCCACTCAAGTTATTTTCAACTCATTGAGGCTGTCTAATGTTCGCAACCTTATTATTACTGAATTTTCGGACGATACGTTTTGGGAAATTGTCCATTTGGTACGCCCAAAAGCTTTATTGCCCGTTCAGCGACATTTTGAAGATTTTAAAAAGATAGCAGGAACTACTAAATTGGATTTGGAGAAGGATGTACTGTTCAATCTCTTTCTAAGTCAACAACAGGAACGTTTTGACCCCATCAACTATATCAAAGCTATATTCCTTGCTAAACAACAGAAAACAGGCCGCAAAATATTAGCCTTATTAACAGAAACCAAACGCCGTATCAAATCGGTATTGGGAACGAGTTCTAAAAGCTCTTGGCTTATCTCCATTTTAATGTTAGAAGTTGAAGCATTAAAGATGGAAGAAAAGCATGCAAAAGATGCAGAGTTGCGGGCAAACCTAAACGAGCAGATTAATTTTATCGCTAAAGAATACACCGAAACGTCTACTGTGATGGTAGATATTTTGTCTGAAGAGTCCGCAGAATATCAAGGAATACCTGAACAATCCTATAAATTAGTGGAGTTAGAGGCTGCCATCGAAAAATATAGCTTAGAACTAGAAGCCTTAATTAAAAGTGCCGCAGAAGAACAAGAAAAAAAGGAAACAGAGAAAACAGGGGAAGAAGAGAAAGTAGATACAACCATCGAAGAAGGAGAAAAAAAGCGAGCAGATGCACTAAAACGCCTTGAAAATAAACGCAAGATTGCTTTGTATCAAGCTCAACTAAAGTTATTAAAATTCCGTAGACCTCCTTTGTTACGAAAAGTAGAGCGCCAAATCCGTCAGTTGACAGCAAGCTTAGCAGATCTAGCGTTACAATTAGAAGCGGAGACAGCTAAAAATATTCAAGTGGAGGCATTGATGGAAGAAAAGGCATTTGAGCTTTCTTTATTGGAACGCCAAATTGAATTGCAAGCAGACCTTAGCAAAGCAATGCCTTCTGCCCTCCAAAAATTACCTACCTTGTTAAAGGATTTAGAGGATGAAGACCATAGCCATGCACTTTTTATTCAAGATTTACTAGCACTTGCCCCCAGTATAGCGGATGTTGCCTACCGTCAATCGCTACTGGAAATCATCCATCAATCAGCCCCCAAAATAGTTCGTTTAGAAGATCTAAAACGTTCGCAACAATTAGACAAACAGCAGCAACAGCTACTTCAAAAAATAAATCGTGTTGCCCCAATACAATTGTGGAAAGAATGGGAAGCATTGGAACAATATTATGCCCAAAACCCTAGCGAACATAGTCCTGAAAGAGCTGAAATTCAACAACAAATCGTTAAGATCATTAAGCGTCAAGATCAAAAGAACTTGTTGGCGCATGGACAAATGCTAAGCACTGCTCAAAAACGTTTAGAAAAGGAATTAAATCAAGCTACTAGTCTTGAAGCATTAAAAAAAGTTCAAGAACAAATTACCTTATTGTGGCAACAGCAGCAGGTTCAAGTTGATGAAATGATTGAGGTGGTCAAAGATGATAAAACAAAAAAAGATTTTATCCGCCTAAGAGCCAATATTGATGCTATTTTCACTAGATTTCAAAACCGTCGGATTAAACAGTCTAATGCTATTTTAACCGAAGAACAAGATCGGCTCCAACAAGAAAAAGTGAAGCAGACACTAAAAGTAAAAGATTTAGAGCAACAAAAAGATTTTATTGTAGAAGAGATTAACAAAACGGAAACGCCTCCTGTTGTTGAGCCTGAAGTACCCAAAAAGAAACGGAAACCCAAAACTCCTATCCTCGCTCCTATTGATGAACCGCTTCAAGTATACAATGCAGGAATGGTGCTTCTTTGGCCTTATATTGGTCGTCTATTTTCCATGTTAGGCTATGTTAAAAAGAAAGAGTTTGTTGATATTGACGCTCAGTACAAGGCCATTCATCTTCTTCAATATTTGGTAACAGGAAAAACCGAAGCGCCAGAGAATGAACTTTTATTAAATAAAATATTCTGTAACTTTCCGATTACAGAGCCCGTTCCTTTTGGTATTGAATTTACCCCCGATGAATTAAAAACTGCTGAAAGCCTATTGGGAGGGGTTATCCACAACTGGCCCAAAATGAAAAGTATGACCCCAAATTCATTAAGGGGTTCTTTTTTGATTAGAGAAGGTACCGTGAAAGAAGAAGAAGGAAAATGGCTATTACAGGTTCAAAAACAAACCTTTGACATCTTGCTAAAAACACTTCCTTGGAGCTTTACTTTTATAAAATTCCCTTGGGCAGAGAAATTTATCTCTGTAGAATGGAAACTAATGTAA